A single region of the Brachypodium distachyon strain Bd21 chromosome 3, Brachypodium_distachyon_v3.0, whole genome shotgun sequence genome encodes:
- the LOC100841751 gene encoding 3beta-hydroxysteroid-dehydrogenase/decarboxylase isoform X3: MAKKVCAVTGGRGFMARHLVAALLRSGEWSVRITDLAPVAALEPEEKEGLLGAALRDGIAVYASADVCDLALLTKAFEGVDVVFHTAAADPVNNSFKLHYKVNVEGTKNVIDACKTCKVKRLIYTSSSAVVFDGVHGLFGVDESIPYPDKFPDAYTQTKAEAEKLVKKANDTNELLTCCIRPGTIFGPGDILVPYIVSYARTMFIIGDGKNSDDFVYVENVVNGHICAERTLTTKSGAARSGGKAYFITNMEPMNMWRFIYIVLEELGFKRLRRW, translated from the exons ATGGCGAAGAAGGTGTGCGCGGTGACTGGCGGACGGGGGTTCATGGCGAGACACCTGGTGGCGGCGTTGCTCCGCTCCGGTGAGTGGAGCGTGCGGATCACCGACCTCGCCCCGGTGGCGGCCCTGGAGCCTGAGGAGAAGGAGGGGCtcctcggcgccgccctccGGGACGGCATTGCGGTGTATGCCTCCGCCGACGTCTGTGACCTTGCCCTGCTTACCAAGG CTTTCGAAGGGGTGGATGTTGTTTTCCACACGGCTGCGGCGGATCCTGTCAACAACAGCTTCAAACTCCATTACAAGGTCAATGTTGAGG GGACAAAGAATGTCATCGATGCTTGTAAGACATGCAAGGTTAAAAGGCTTATATACACTAGTTCGAGTGCTGTTGTATTCGATGGAGTACATGGCCTCTTTGGCGTAGATGAATCAATACCGTATCCAGATAAG TTTCCCGACGCATACACACAAACTAAGGCAGAAGCAGAGAAGCTAGTGAAGAAGGCCAATGACACAAACGAGCTTCTAACATGTTGCATTCGTCCCGGTACCATTTTTGGTCCCGGTGACATATTAGTACCATATATCGTTTCATATGCAAGAACGATG TTCATTATTGGTGATGGCAAGAATAGTGATGATTTTGTTTATGTCGAGAATGTGGTGAATGGTCATATCTGTGCCGAGAGAACTCTCACAACAAAATCGGGTGCAGCAAGAAGCGGAGGCAAA GCCTACTTTATAACCAATATGGAACCAATGAATATGTGGAGGTTTATATATATTGTTTTGGAAGAACTTGGATTCAAAAG GCTACGGCGGTGGTAG
- the LOC100841751 gene encoding 3beta-hydroxysteroid-dehydrogenase/decarboxylase isoform X1 → MAKKVCAVTGGRGFMARHLVAALLRSGEWSVRITDLAPVAALEPEEKEGLLGAALRDGIAVYASADVCDLALLTKAFEGVDVVFHTAAADPVNNSFKLHYKVNVEGTKNVIDACKTCKVKRLIYTSSSAVVFDGVHGLFGVDESIPYPDKFPDAYTQTKAEAEKLVKKANDTNELLTCCIRPGTIFGPGDILVPYIVSYARTMFIIGDGKNSDDFVYVENVVNGHICAERTLTTKSGAARSGGKAYFITNMEPMNMWRFIYIVLEELGFKRRIKIKIPAYLLKPIARVLGWNYNKLSSIYGVRPKFWLTSVTIKYLTLNRTFSCNNAIEQLGYQPIVSLKEGIKITTESYKSMRYAH, encoded by the exons ATGGCGAAGAAGGTGTGCGCGGTGACTGGCGGACGGGGGTTCATGGCGAGACACCTGGTGGCGGCGTTGCTCCGCTCCGGTGAGTGGAGCGTGCGGATCACCGACCTCGCCCCGGTGGCGGCCCTGGAGCCTGAGGAGAAGGAGGGGCtcctcggcgccgccctccGGGACGGCATTGCGGTGTATGCCTCCGCCGACGTCTGTGACCTTGCCCTGCTTACCAAGG CTTTCGAAGGGGTGGATGTTGTTTTCCACACGGCTGCGGCGGATCCTGTCAACAACAGCTTCAAACTCCATTACAAGGTCAATGTTGAGG GGACAAAGAATGTCATCGATGCTTGTAAGACATGCAAGGTTAAAAGGCTTATATACACTAGTTCGAGTGCTGTTGTATTCGATGGAGTACATGGCCTCTTTGGCGTAGATGAATCAATACCGTATCCAGATAAG TTTCCCGACGCATACACACAAACTAAGGCAGAAGCAGAGAAGCTAGTGAAGAAGGCCAATGACACAAACGAGCTTCTAACATGTTGCATTCGTCCCGGTACCATTTTTGGTCCCGGTGACATATTAGTACCATATATCGTTTCATATGCAAGAACGATG TTCATTATTGGTGATGGCAAGAATAGTGATGATTTTGTTTATGTCGAGAATGTGGTGAATGGTCATATCTGTGCCGAGAGAACTCTCACAACAAAATCGGGTGCAGCAAGAAGCGGAGGCAAA GCCTACTTTATAACCAATATGGAACCAATGAATATGTGGAGGTTTATATATATTGTTTTGGAAGAACTTGGATTCAAAAG GCggattaaaataaaaatacctGCATATCTTCTCAAGCCAATAGCACGTGTTCTAGGCTGGAATTACAATAAGCTATCCTCTATTTACGGAGTGCGACCAAAGTTTTGGCTAACATCTGTGACGATCAAGTATTTGACTCTGAACAGAACATTCAGTTGCAACAATGCCATCGAACAACTTGGTTACCAACCAATAGTGTCACTCAAG GAGGGTATAAAGATAACTACTGAATCTTATAAGAGTATGAGATATGCACATTGA
- the LOC104581300 gene encoding BTB/POZ and MATH domain-containing protein 1 isoform X1, protein MLRSSPSDTGINLGCVQVQDGGSIHGDGVKVQHGEREGSSRLRDLRVQPQEGHGRRQVRPVGHLHRRRLRLVHPRLPRRIDRGYQRGCSVQPPVHEQQCGGKGLLRSEAGKARAVGQGQLHEGTDSRGSSMKEPIVFNSRDVHLGRSRTRAVGCVPRSDLETSKYLDDDRLVVRCLVIVIKESLLTKTRVVCSEIDVPPSDITEHLAKLLEAKEQTDVTFCVGGETFEAHKILLAMRSPVFKAELYGQMKETNMQAVTIEDMQPAVFKALLHFIYTDSLPGLDDLEGDDKLEMIRHLLVAADRYAMDRLKLVCQSILGKNLDVENVSTTLALADQHNCDKLKDVCIEFIDSSDKMDAVVATQDYANLKRSCPSVLVDVLEKTSRFRKA, encoded by the coding sequence ATGCTCAGATCCTCACCATCTGACACTGGAATCAACCTTGGTTGCGTACAGGTACAGGATGGGGGCAGCATCCATGGAGACGGCGTCAAGGTGCAGCACGGAGAAAGAGAAGGGAGCTCACGTCTTCGAGATCTCCGGGTACAGCCTCAAGAAGGGCATGGGCGTCGGCAAGTTCGTCCAGTCGGCCACCTTCACCGTCGGCGGCTACGACTGGTCCATCCGCGTCTACCCCGACGGATTGACCGCGGTTACCAAAGAGGATGTAGCGTTCAGCCTCCAGTTCATGAGCAGCAATGCGGAGGCAAGGGCCTTCTACGATCTGAGGCTGGTAAAGCACGGGCGGTTGGGCAGGGGCAGCTCCATGAAGGAACCGATAGTAGGGGCAGCTCCATGAAGGAACCGATAGTGTTCAACTCTAGGGACGTTCATCTGGGTAGAAGTAGAACACGGGCAGTTGGATGCGTGCCAAGAAGTGATCTTGAGACATCAAAGTACCTCGACGACGATCGCCTCGTGGTTAGATGTCTGGTTATTGTCATCAAAGAGTCGTTGTTGACCAAAACCAGGGTTGTGTGCTCTGAAATCGATGTACCGCCGTCAGACATTACGGAGCATCTCGCCAAGCTGTTGGAAGCAAAAGAGCAAACAGATGTCACTTTCTGTGTTGGAGGGGAGACCTTTGAGGCACACAAGATTTTGCTGGCCATGCGGTCGCCCGTCTTCAAAGCAGAGCTCTACGGGCAGATGAAGGAAACGAATATGCAGGCTGTAACCATAGAAGACATGCAGCCTGCTGTTTTCAAGGCTCTTCTGCATTTCATCTATACTGATTCATTGCCTGGCTTGGATGATCTTGAGGGAGATGATAAACTGGAAATGATCAGGCATTTACTGGTGGCCGCAGATAGATATGCCATGGACAGGCTCAAGTTGGTCTGTCAGAGCATTCTTGGCAAGAATCTTGATGTGGAGAATGTGTCAACTACGCTTGCTTTAGCTGATCAGCATAACTGTGACAAGCTCAAGGACGTTTGCATTGAATTTATCGACTCTTCAGATAAGATGGATGCTGTGGTTGCTACCCAAGATTATGCCAATCTCAAAAGATCTTGCCCTTCTGTCTTAGTAGACGTGTTAGAGAAGACGAGTAGGTTTCGCAAAGCATAG
- the LOC100841751 gene encoding 3beta-hydroxysteroid-dehydrogenase/decarboxylase isoform X2 produces MAKKVCAVTGGRGFMARHLVAALLRSGEWSVRITDLAPVAALEPEEKEGLLGAALRDGIAVYASADVCDLALLTKAFEGVDVVFHTAAADPVNNSFKLHYKVNVEGTKNVIDACKTCKVKRLIYTSSSAVVFDGVHGLFGVDESIPYPDKFIIGDGKNSDDFVYVENVVNGHICAERTLTTKSGAARSGGKAYFITNMEPMNMWRFIYIVLEELGFKRRIKIKIPAYLLKPIARVLGWNYNKLSSIYGVRPKFWLTSVTIKYLTLNRTFSCNNAIEQLGYQPIVSLKEGIKITTESYKSMRYAH; encoded by the exons ATGGCGAAGAAGGTGTGCGCGGTGACTGGCGGACGGGGGTTCATGGCGAGACACCTGGTGGCGGCGTTGCTCCGCTCCGGTGAGTGGAGCGTGCGGATCACCGACCTCGCCCCGGTGGCGGCCCTGGAGCCTGAGGAGAAGGAGGGGCtcctcggcgccgccctccGGGACGGCATTGCGGTGTATGCCTCCGCCGACGTCTGTGACCTTGCCCTGCTTACCAAGG CTTTCGAAGGGGTGGATGTTGTTTTCCACACGGCTGCGGCGGATCCTGTCAACAACAGCTTCAAACTCCATTACAAGGTCAATGTTGAGG GGACAAAGAATGTCATCGATGCTTGTAAGACATGCAAGGTTAAAAGGCTTATATACACTAGTTCGAGTGCTGTTGTATTCGATGGAGTACATGGCCTCTTTGGCGTAGATGAATCAATACCGTATCCAGATAAG TTCATTATTGGTGATGGCAAGAATAGTGATGATTTTGTTTATGTCGAGAATGTGGTGAATGGTCATATCTGTGCCGAGAGAACTCTCACAACAAAATCGGGTGCAGCAAGAAGCGGAGGCAAA GCCTACTTTATAACCAATATGGAACCAATGAATATGTGGAGGTTTATATATATTGTTTTGGAAGAACTTGGATTCAAAAG GCggattaaaataaaaatacctGCATATCTTCTCAAGCCAATAGCACGTGTTCTAGGCTGGAATTACAATAAGCTATCCTCTATTTACGGAGTGCGACCAAAGTTTTGGCTAACATCTGTGACGATCAAGTATTTGACTCTGAACAGAACATTCAGTTGCAACAATGCCATCGAACAACTTGGTTACCAACCAATAGTGTCACTCAAG GAGGGTATAAAGATAACTACTGAATCTTATAAGAGTATGAGATATGCACATTGA